A window of Zavarzinella sp. contains these coding sequences:
- a CDS encoding site-specific integrase — MNKKIWIFQQKKEVAKKGVAGASWYVGWYDLQSKRHSESCGPGSRGKNLAEKRLRRIQSELDMGVHKPSNKITWKDFRKEYEEQVLSLLAASSQRSVKVALATFERHISPGRLETITTKKIDEFVSLRLKDRGKNPKSPISPATVNKDLRHLKAALRKAHEWEYLQVVPKIKMVREPQKIPRFVTAQHFELIYSEGCTHAKHPNEQLQTYTPVDWWRALIVVAYMTGMRINEILSIRRADLDFEAGQLITRAKDNKGKRDERINLHPVVIEHLRTLDNNSLILFPWHLNKTQIWEEFKRIQQQVGIHVDCPEEHCHTPSCYLYGFHDFRRAFATLMAPHIKGDVLQKLMRHKSYSTTQVYINLTSQMEDAVVNMPVPKILQKPDGKS, encoded by the coding sequence ATGAACAAGAAAATCTGGATTTTCCAACAGAAAAAGGAAGTAGCCAAGAAAGGGGTAGCGGGAGCCAGTTGGTATGTCGGTTGGTACGATCTCCAGAGCAAACGGCATAGTGAGAGTTGCGGGCCTGGTTCCCGTGGAAAGAATTTAGCTGAGAAGAGGTTGCGCCGCATTCAAAGCGAACTGGATATGGGTGTACACAAGCCTTCTAACAAAATTACATGGAAGGATTTTCGCAAGGAATACGAGGAACAGGTATTGAGTCTATTGGCAGCCAGTTCGCAACGTTCAGTCAAGGTAGCATTGGCAACTTTTGAACGACACATTTCTCCTGGCAGGTTGGAAACCATCACCACTAAGAAAATAGACGAATTTGTATCATTGCGTCTCAAAGATCGTGGAAAAAATCCGAAGTCACCAATTTCACCAGCAACTGTAAACAAAGACCTTAGGCACTTGAAAGCAGCTCTGCGCAAAGCACACGAATGGGAATACCTCCAAGTAGTACCCAAGATCAAAATGGTACGCGAGCCGCAGAAAATTCCTCGTTTCGTCACGGCTCAGCATTTCGAACTGATCTATAGCGAGGGGTGCACCCATGCAAAACATCCCAATGAGCAATTGCAGACTTATACACCCGTAGACTGGTGGCGGGCACTTATCGTAGTTGCGTACATGACCGGGATGCGGATCAACGAGATCCTCTCTATTCGTAGAGCAGATTTAGACTTTGAAGCTGGCCAACTCATTACGCGGGCCAAAGACAACAAGGGAAAACGGGATGAACGCATCAATTTGCATCCCGTAGTGATTGAACATCTGAGGACACTAGACAATAATTCACTAATATTGTTCCCTTGGCACCTGAACAAGACTCAGATCTGGGAGGAATTCAAGCGGATCCAGCAACAGGTAGGCATACACGTAGACTGTCCGGAAGAACATTGCCATACACCATCGTGCTATTTGTATGGCTTTCACGATTTTCGTCGGGCTTTCGCTACTTTGATGGCACCTCACATCAAAGGGGACGTTCTTCAAAAACTGATGCGTCACAAGAGCTACTCTACTACACAAGTGTACATAAATCTTACTAGCCAAATGGAAGACGCAGTGGTGAACATGCCAGTGCCTAAGATTCTCCAGAAGCCTGATGGAAAATCCTGA
- a CDS encoding transcriptional regulator — protein MTSSKRKPIPKLLPSEAKGALPDPDRRLRQADRLARVMRMLQLLLSRGRWNVRDIALEQECSERTIYRDMKVLEFAGIPVEFDQNARCYRVAKNFRFPSLNVTVEEALGQGTSIAITSYEGLNISTGAKQVNQKLVATVEEDVAKVLIDAEKLVSVLDLKLADHSLHRNILRTIQWSLVKANLINGTYFSPGMDQEVNLQLHPYRLCLVKQAWYLIARPVDEDTPRTYRVARFTVLQMLDTKAEVPDNFDLKKYFGNAWAVYRGDRSFKVEIVFAKEVAGIVKESIWHHTQKIHEHNNGSLTMTFQVDGLNEIVRWVLGWGSRAKVIQPKELREMILVNLQQSIDAYHT, from the coding sequence ATGACAAGTTCGAAACGAAAACCGATCCCCAAACTACTGCCTTCCGAAGCCAAAGGCGCACTTCCTGATCCTGATCGACGATTACGTCAGGCTGACCGGCTGGCGCGCGTGATGAGGATGCTTCAGCTTCTTTTGAGTAGGGGTCGTTGGAATGTCCGAGACATAGCCTTGGAACAAGAGTGTTCAGAGCGAACTATCTACCGTGATATGAAGGTTCTGGAGTTTGCCGGTATCCCAGTAGAATTTGACCAAAATGCTCGTTGCTATCGTGTAGCGAAGAACTTTCGTTTTCCATCACTAAACGTCACTGTGGAAGAGGCCCTTGGTCAAGGAACTTCGATTGCAATCACTTCATATGAAGGATTGAATATTAGCACTGGTGCGAAGCAGGTGAATCAGAAGTTAGTTGCAACTGTGGAGGAAGATGTTGCAAAAGTACTTATAGACGCTGAGAAATTAGTTTCCGTTCTCGATCTGAAGTTGGCCGATCATTCTCTGCATAGGAATATTTTGCGAACAATCCAATGGTCTCTAGTCAAAGCCAATCTGATTAACGGAACTTACTTCAGTCCAGGTATGGATCAAGAAGTGAATCTTCAATTGCATCCCTATCGGCTGTGTCTAGTGAAGCAGGCCTGGTATTTGATTGCTCGTCCTGTCGACGAAGACACTCCTCGAACCTATCGTGTTGCACGATTTACGGTATTGCAGATGCTAGACACGAAAGCCGAAGTTCCTGATAATTTTGACCTCAAAAAATACTTTGGAAACGCCTGGGCAGTTTATCGAGGTGACCGTTCTTTCAAAGTGGAAATTGTGTTTGCGAAAGAAGTAGCTGGCATTGTTAAAGAAAGTATATGGCACCATACCCAAAAGATTCATGAACACAATAATGGTTCTTTAACAATGACATTTCAGGTGGATGGCCTGAACGAAATTGTTCGCTGGGTTCTCGGATGGGGAAGCCGAGCCAAAGTGATCCAGCCAAAAGAACTTCGTGAAATGATTTTAGTAAATCTACAACAGTCAATTGACGCATACCATACATGA
- a CDS encoding DUF932 domain-containing protein: protein MAHNLSTTNGKASMMYVGDVPWHRLGTKLDQPATAREAITAAGLDYRVERKPLKTQDGTEVSIRKATVRSDTNEVLGVVGNSYVPVQNFQAFEFLDSVVAEGELRYHTAGALGRGEKIWMLAKLPGQIEVKNSSDIVEKYLLLSNAHDGSAALRVYFTPIRVVCQNTLSLAESRSQGQGVSILHKGDLQSKIRETRQVLGFATRFYDIAEQRINRLASHFPTQSQLSAYFEEIYPDPEDGKDNTRALNIRQELNRLFEEGIGHDEPSIKHSSWVAYNAVTEFVDHVRPGRGLNDMERASRRLDSIWFGNGARLKQKAWNLALNMSLAN from the coding sequence ATGGCTCATAACTTGTCAACGACCAACGGCAAAGCTTCAATGATGTACGTGGGAGACGTACCATGGCACAGGCTAGGAACTAAACTCGACCAACCAGCAACCGCCCGTGAAGCAATCACAGCTGCTGGCCTCGACTATCGAGTTGAACGCAAGCCACTCAAAACACAAGACGGCACTGAGGTTTCGATTCGGAAAGCCACTGTTCGGTCGGACACGAATGAAGTTCTCGGTGTCGTAGGAAACAGCTATGTCCCTGTCCAGAACTTCCAGGCATTCGAGTTTTTGGATTCCGTTGTTGCTGAAGGAGAACTTCGCTATCACACCGCAGGAGCCTTGGGACGCGGCGAAAAGATATGGATGCTTGCTAAGCTGCCCGGTCAAATTGAGGTTAAGAACTCGAGCGACATCGTGGAAAAGTATCTGTTACTTTCAAACGCCCACGATGGGTCAGCTGCACTTCGGGTCTATTTCACGCCAATCAGAGTGGTATGCCAAAACACCTTGTCTCTCGCTGAAAGTAGAAGTCAGGGTCAAGGAGTCAGCATATTACACAAGGGAGACCTTCAGTCGAAGATTCGCGAAACTCGACAAGTGTTAGGATTCGCTACAAGATTTTACGATATTGCCGAGCAGAGGATCAATCGATTGGCTTCCCATTTTCCTACTCAGTCTCAGTTGTCAGCCTACTTTGAGGAAATCTATCCCGATCCTGAAGATGGCAAAGACAATACCCGGGCGTTGAATATCCGCCAAGAACTTAATCGACTTTTTGAGGAAGGAATCGGTCACGATGAACCTTCGATCAAGCACTCATCTTGGGTCGCTTATAATGCTGTTACTGAGTTCGTTGATCATGTTCGTCCAGGACGTGGTTTGAATGACATGGAACGAGCAAGCCGACGCTTGGACTCCATCTGGTTCGGCAATGGTGCCCGCCTCAAACAAAAGGCATGGAACCTGGCACTCAACATGTCTCTCGCAAATTAA
- a CDS encoding agmatine deiminase family protein gives MIPDWDVNSVFLANLLQVCHAELFTELIYILKTHEVKVRLLHNVKDIWSRDYCPIQISLGEWLQFRYEPDYLKNYPELRTDRQVADQFRKLGKCHHSTINIDGGNVVASRNKAILTDKIYRENPSWDRPVLRDELRNLLQVDQLIIIPKEPYDPVGHADAIVRFISEDTVLLNNYAEIDPLYGNRVANILHRHGLKTELLPYFIEQQSVNGIPSALGLYANFLRTSKVIIVPAFGTESDQIVLNRLISLINDVPIVLLDCKQLAREGGILNCICASYLL, from the coding sequence ATGATACCTGATTGGGATGTCAACTCCGTTTTCCTGGCAAATTTACTCCAGGTCTGCCACGCTGAGTTGTTCACAGAACTCATTTATATCCTGAAAACCCACGAAGTCAAAGTCCGATTGCTTCACAACGTAAAGGACATCTGGTCGAGAGATTATTGCCCAATCCAGATTTCCCTTGGCGAGTGGCTGCAATTTCGGTATGAGCCAGACTACCTCAAGAACTATCCTGAATTACGTACTGATCGGCAAGTAGCAGATCAGTTCCGTAAGCTGGGCAAATGTCACCATTCGACAATCAACATCGATGGCGGCAATGTGGTCGCATCGAGGAATAAAGCCATTCTGACCGACAAGATTTATCGCGAAAATCCAAGTTGGGACCGACCAGTACTACGGGATGAACTCCGAAATCTCTTGCAAGTAGATCAACTAATCATTATTCCCAAGGAACCCTACGATCCCGTTGGTCATGCAGACGCGATTGTTCGCTTCATCAGCGAAGACACAGTTCTGTTGAACAACTATGCCGAGATCGATCCACTGTACGGAAATAGGGTGGCCAACATTCTTCACCGACACGGGTTGAAAACTGAACTTCTTCCGTATTTTATCGAACAACAGTCCGTAAACGGAATCCCATCTGCCCTGGGATTGTACGCTAACTTTCTCCGAACAAGCAAAGTCATCATTGTACCTGCCTTCGGCACAGAATCTGATCAGATCGTACTTAATAGACTTATTTCTTTGATTAATGACGTTCCGATCGTATTACTGGACTGCAAGCAATTGGCGAGAGAAGGTGGAATCCTCAATTGCATTTGTGCCAGCTATTTGTTGTAG
- a CDS encoding DEAD/DEAH box helicase family protein has protein sequence MNQWMLSLFEVSSFDKLAENLKTLELEGLDENNVHKFLHQMRLLWEYEEFPGDTLLGYDQNIVKHTLALSEKRAEPLKWKYFQYLSLLFTEVYLDRFFRDPDKLLADLNQHVAKFNEGKTAKEQLPAYEPDDLRKLAFWNATGSGKTLLMHVNILQYQHYLKLHDKEKGLNRIILLTPNEGLSEQHRIELTFSGIFAVRFSKTSKGLFAGRSVEIIEVTKLKEEMGEKTVAIDAFEGNNLVLVDEGHRGASASVEGAWMNARNRLCENGFSFEYSATFGQAMKGKVGLEAIYAKNILFDYSYKYFYRDGFGKDYRILNLADDSNDERRRLYLTACLLAYYQQKKLFHDNRAAFRPFLLENPLWIFVGGSVNAVRTESKRKVSDVVDILLILSEFIKSKHESIALLKRLMSGKPGLLDQRGSEIFATAFPYLVKLELNPEELFDDILQVVFNSSVQAALHVEHLKGSDGEIALRVGENEPFGLIYVGDATTLCKLCEEQPDSLVVLEKEFSGSLFQGLNESESTVNILIGSKKFTEGWNSWRVSTMGLMNIGKTEGSEIIQLFGRGVRLKGHSMSLKRSGQLIGVDRPPYVSLLETLNIFGIRADYMKQFQEYLADEGLPGNQEQIEFVLPVVKNLHGKKLKVVRIQEGKDFKRDGNKPTLASPPERIRRHPVSLNWYPRIQSQQSKGLRRMDDRVQKNVGKLTDQHLAFMNIDKIWFELQHFKNERSWYNFNLPKDMIVPLLSNPDWYTLYIPADELRLNQFHRVREWEEIATILLKKYIDRYYKYCKQEWESDFYEYHTLKENDPNFLEEYRLMINEDQEHIVEQLQNIKEDIDRGILKDWNFSSCIAMSFGQHLYQPLLHVKSDHISVTPVSLNKGEKDFVEDLREYFQNHSANRELYLLRNMSRGRGIGFFEAGNFYPDFILWLLIDDHQYITFVDPKGLRNLEGPQDPKIRFYRTIKELEGRLGNPNITLNSFIISSTPFTQVEWWRDELTKENLEKANVLFQIEDKGTYIESMLNSILAQAVES, from the coding sequence TTGAACCAGTGGATGCTGTCACTCTTCGAGGTGAGCAGCTTCGACAAGCTGGCCGAGAACCTGAAGACACTGGAATTGGAAGGACTGGACGAGAACAACGTTCACAAGTTCCTGCACCAGATGAGGCTGCTTTGGGAGTACGAGGAGTTTCCGGGCGACACGTTGCTCGGCTATGACCAGAACATCGTCAAGCACACACTGGCGCTCAGTGAGAAGCGAGCCGAGCCACTGAAGTGGAAGTATTTCCAATACCTCTCGCTGCTCTTTACCGAGGTATACCTCGACCGTTTTTTCCGTGACCCCGATAAGCTGCTGGCCGACCTGAACCAGCACGTCGCCAAGTTTAATGAAGGAAAAACCGCAAAGGAACAGCTACCTGCCTACGAGCCGGACGACCTGCGGAAGCTGGCCTTCTGGAACGCCACGGGCAGCGGCAAGACGCTGCTGATGCACGTCAACATCCTTCAGTACCAGCACTACTTGAAGCTGCACGACAAAGAGAAGGGCCTGAACCGGATCATTCTGCTGACGCCCAACGAGGGCTTATCGGAACAACATCGGATTGAATTGACCTTCTCCGGTATTTTTGCAGTGCGTTTTAGTAAGACCTCGAAAGGATTGTTCGCAGGCAGATCGGTTGAAATCATCGAAGTCACCAAATTGAAAGAGGAAATGGGAGAAAAGACTGTTGCCATTGACGCATTCGAGGGTAATAACCTGGTACTGGTTGATGAAGGACACCGCGGAGCCAGTGCGAGCGTCGAAGGGGCATGGATGAACGCCCGCAATCGGCTCTGTGAAAATGGTTTCTCCTTCGAGTATTCCGCCACGTTCGGACAGGCGATGAAAGGAAAAGTTGGCCTTGAAGCCATCTATGCCAAGAACATCCTGTTCGACTACTCGTACAAGTATTTCTACCGGGACGGCTTCGGGAAGGACTACCGCATCCTGAACCTGGCAGATGATTCCAATGACGAACGTCGTCGACTGTACTTGACCGCATGTTTGTTGGCATATTACCAGCAGAAGAAACTTTTTCATGATAATCGAGCCGCTTTTCGGCCATTCCTGCTGGAAAATCCCCTCTGGATATTCGTGGGGGGTAGTGTGAATGCAGTACGCACTGAGAGCAAAAGAAAAGTCTCAGACGTTGTTGACATCCTGCTAATCCTGTCGGAATTCATTAAGAGCAAGCACGAATCAATTGCACTGCTGAAGCGTCTGATGAGCGGCAAACCGGGTCTGTTGGATCAGCGTGGCAGTGAGATTTTTGCGACCGCATTCCCGTATCTTGTTAAACTGGAACTGAACCCTGAAGAATTGTTTGATGACATCCTGCAGGTAGTGTTCAATTCATCCGTACAGGCTGCCTTGCATGTTGAGCATCTGAAAGGAAGTGACGGAGAAATTGCTCTGCGAGTGGGCGAAAATGAGCCTTTCGGATTGATCTATGTGGGTGATGCAACAACTTTATGTAAGCTTTGTGAAGAACAACCTGACTCCTTAGTTGTGCTTGAGAAAGAGTTTTCTGGGTCGTTATTCCAGGGATTAAACGAATCGGAATCGACTGTAAATATTTTGATCGGTTCGAAGAAGTTCACCGAAGGCTGGAACAGTTGGCGAGTCAGCACGATGGGCTTGATGAATATTGGGAAAACAGAAGGTTCGGAAATTATTCAGCTATTCGGCCGTGGGGTTCGATTGAAAGGACATTCCATGTCCCTGAAGCGTAGTGGTCAACTGATCGGTGTTGATCGCCCTCCCTACGTGTCACTTCTGGAGACACTGAATATTTTCGGCATCCGTGCAGACTACATGAAACAGTTTCAGGAGTATCTGGCTGATGAAGGGCTGCCAGGTAATCAGGAACAGATCGAATTCGTGTTGCCGGTTGTCAAAAATCTCCACGGCAAGAAGCTGAAAGTAGTTCGCATTCAGGAAGGTAAAGATTTTAAACGAGATGGTAACAAACCAACCCTTGCTTCCCCACCAGAGAGAATTCGACGGCACCCTGTTTCATTAAATTGGTATCCCCGCATTCAGTCGCAACAAAGTAAAGGCTTACGGCGGATGGATGATCGAGTACAGAAGAATGTTGGCAAACTAACCGATCAGCATCTAGCCTTTATGAATATCGATAAAATCTGGTTTGAATTACAGCATTTTAAGAACGAGAGATCATGGTACAACTTCAATCTTCCCAAAGATATGATTGTACCATTGTTAAGCAATCCAGATTGGTACACACTTTACATTCCTGCCGATGAATTGAGACTGAACCAGTTTCATCGAGTTCGCGAATGGGAAGAAATCGCCACAATACTGCTTAAGAAATATATCGATCGATACTACAAATATTGCAAGCAGGAATGGGAATCCGATTTTTATGAATACCACACACTAAAAGAGAACGACCCAAATTTTCTCGAAGAGTATCGACTGATGATCAATGAAGATCAGGAACATATCGTCGAGCAGTTACAGAACATCAAAGAGGACATTGATCGGGGCATTCTGAAGGACTGGAATTTCTCAAGCTGTATTGCGATGTCATTTGGACAACACCTGTACCAGCCCCTTCTGCATGTGAAAAGCGACCATATCAGCGTTACACCGGTTTCTCTGAATAAGGGGGAAAAAGATTTCGTGGAAGACCTGAGAGAGTATTTCCAGAATCATTCCGCGAATCGGGAATTGTACCTGTTGAGGAATATGAGTCGTGGACGCGGGATTGGCTTTTTCGAAGCAGGCAACTTCTACCCGGATTTTATTCTTTGGTTATTGATCGATGACCACCAATACATTACATTTGTTGACCCAAAGGGGTTGCGGAACTTAGAGGGCCCACAAGACCCGAAAATCCGATTCTACCGCACCATCAAAGAATTGGAAGGTCGATTGGGGAATCCAAACATAACTCTGAATTCCTTCATCATTTCTAGCACACCTTTTACCCAGGTTGAATGGTGGCGAGATGAATTGACCAAAGAGAATTTGGAAAAAGCAAACGTTTTGTTTCAAATTGAGGACAAAGGCACTTACATTGAATCGATGCTGAATTCGATTCTTGCACAAGCTGTCGAATCGTGA
- a CDS encoding MBL fold metallo-hydrolase produces MQITIHRGTNEIGGSCVEVATSTTRLVIDLGMPLVDANREPFDSSAASAKSIETLKAEKVIPGISGLFDTLFPAPEGILLSHAHLDHAGLLYLSRSAVPIYATSGTSKMMLAASVFAGQKRLDRTRFREVVGKQQIQIGDCRVTPLPVDHSIFGSVAFLVEGDGKTILYSGDFRKHGRKPGMIRDLLNYIKGIPVDVLIVEGTHFGSEKVEGATEYQLEESIFDMVKSAPALVLATFSALDVDRIVTLYKVAQKTDRIFVVDAYTAFVLYLISEHTKVPKPSRDMGIRVYFNKLFELRKLVTIRERFLADQIELSEILSDSTRYLMVFRPSMVQLDFNGQLPSRCRCLYGYWKGYLAKKDWVDLQHQIAQVHGDFIPAHVSGHAYVADIVSFVKSVNARTVIPIHTFEPQMFQNYFSNVTMLSDRVSFDVV; encoded by the coding sequence ATGCAAATCACCATCCATCGTGGTACTAATGAGATCGGCGGATCGTGTGTTGAAGTGGCCACTTCAACAACTCGCCTTGTTATCGATCTCGGTATGCCTTTGGTGGACGCCAATCGGGAGCCGTTCGATTCTAGTGCTGCTTCGGCCAAATCCATCGAAACATTGAAAGCCGAAAAAGTAATCCCGGGGATTTCTGGTCTCTTTGATACACTGTTTCCCGCTCCGGAAGGTATTTTGCTTAGCCATGCCCATCTTGATCATGCAGGACTTTTGTACCTATCGCGGTCTGCTGTTCCGATCTATGCAACGAGCGGAACTTCAAAAATGATGTTGGCAGCTTCTGTTTTTGCTGGACAAAAAAGATTAGATCGAACTCGATTTAGAGAAGTAGTAGGAAAACAGCAGATCCAGATAGGTGATTGTCGTGTCACACCGCTACCAGTTGATCATTCTATTTTCGGCAGCGTGGCATTTCTTGTCGAGGGTGATGGAAAGACCATACTCTATTCTGGTGATTTCCGCAAGCATGGACGAAAACCGGGGATGATTCGCGATCTTCTCAATTACATTAAGGGAATACCCGTCGATGTTTTGATCGTCGAGGGAACCCATTTCGGCAGCGAAAAGGTAGAAGGTGCTACTGAGTATCAATTAGAAGAAAGCATTTTCGACATGGTCAAGTCAGCACCCGCTCTGGTGTTAGCTACATTCTCCGCTCTGGACGTTGACCGGATCGTAACATTGTACAAGGTTGCACAGAAGACTGACCGGATATTCGTCGTGGATGCGTACACGGCCTTCGTTCTTTACCTGATAAGTGAGCACACGAAGGTTCCGAAGCCAAGCAGAGACATGGGAATACGTGTTTATTTCAACAAATTGTTCGAGCTTCGGAAACTAGTTACTATCCGGGAAAGATTTCTCGCTGATCAGATTGAACTCTCAGAAATACTCTCAGATTCAACAAGGTACCTGATGGTGTTCCGTCCTTCAATGGTCCAATTAGATTTTAACGGCCAATTGCCCTCTCGCTGCAGATGCCTTTATGGCTATTGGAAAGGCTATCTAGCAAAGAAAGACTGGGTTGATCTCCAGCACCAAATTGCCCAGGTCCATGGCGACTTCATACCCGCTCATGTCAGTGGTCACGCTTATGTTGCTGACATTGTTAGTTTCGTGAAGTCGGTAAATGCTCGGACGGTGATTCCGATCCACACTTTTGAACCACAAATGTTCCAGAACTACTTTTCAAATGTGACAATGTTGAGCGACCGAGTATCTTTTGATGTTGTTTGA